The following proteins are encoded in a genomic region of Chryseobacterium cucumeris:
- the bshC gene encoding bacillithiol biosynthesis cysteine-adding enzyme BshC — MKTINKISFNDIESIPQLVKDFLHQKIEGFENNTFSLEHFRQQIHLKKDSFTSEKRNILADVFESQLASLTLSSKQKENLESIKQPNTFTITTGHQLNLFSGPVFFVYKILQTIKTCTYLKENFPDFNFVPVYWMASEDHDFAEINHFKTENNYYETNGKSGGPVGRIEISDTYFISEFEKEFKDSVFGTELILMMKEAYKAGNTLTEAIKILVNRLFSEFGLLILDGDSKELKKQMKEIFEDELLHFSLQKTSEDKVKFLTEKYGKVQVNPREINLFYLSDTRDRIEFNGQKYIIVDKTIQFTEEEILAELENHPEKFSPNALMRPVYQENVLPNLAYIGGNAEIMYWLELKDYFSKINIPFPILIPRNSMLFLKEKTLGKIKKLDLKIEDFFQNFTVLTNRKILKDNPVLQLLEEKEEVLISNFSALKASAETTEKSFGNMVKAEEVRQLKSFKRMKKRLLHAEKIKQNELLERLENLFLDVHPAKTWQERVYNFSVFFSDYGYSWLENCLEEMVVQDSKLIIVAI, encoded by the coding sequence TTGAAAACAATTAATAAAATATCATTTAACGATATAGAAAGTATTCCTCAGCTGGTAAAAGATTTTTTACATCAGAAAATTGAGGGTTTTGAAAATAACACATTTTCCTTAGAGCATTTCAGACAGCAGATTCATCTGAAGAAAGATTCTTTCACATCAGAGAAAAGAAATATTTTGGCTGATGTATTTGAAAGTCAGCTTGCAAGTCTTACTCTTTCTTCAAAGCAGAAAGAAAATCTTGAAAGTATTAAACAGCCAAACACGTTCACTATTACAACGGGGCATCAGCTGAACCTGTTTTCCGGACCTGTTTTCTTTGTATATAAAATTCTTCAGACAATAAAGACATGCACCTATCTGAAAGAAAATTTTCCGGATTTTAATTTTGTTCCGGTATATTGGATGGCTTCGGAGGATCATGATTTTGCAGAGATCAACCATTTTAAAACTGAAAATAACTATTACGAAACTAACGGAAAATCCGGCGGCCCGGTAGGACGAATTGAAATCAGTGATACCTATTTTATTTCTGAATTTGAAAAAGAATTTAAAGATTCTGTTTTCGGGACAGAGCTGATTTTAATGATGAAGGAAGCTTATAAAGCAGGAAACACCTTAACGGAAGCCATTAAGATTCTTGTCAACCGTCTTTTTTCAGAATTCGGACTTTTGATTCTGGATGGAGATTCTAAGGAACTTAAAAAACAGATGAAGGAGATTTTTGAAGATGAACTTCTTCATTTCAGCTTACAGAAAACTTCTGAAGATAAAGTCAAGTTTCTGACAGAGAAATATGGAAAGGTTCAGGTAAACCCTCGTGAAATTAACCTTTTCTATCTTTCTGACACCAGAGACAGAATTGAATTTAATGGTCAGAAGTATATCATTGTGGATAAGACCATCCAGTTTACAGAAGAAGAGATTCTGGCTGAACTGGAAAATCATCCTGAAAAATTCAGTCCGAATGCATTAATGCGTCCGGTTTATCAGGAAAACGTACTTCCTAATCTGGCTTATATTGGTGGAAATGCAGAAATCATGTACTGGCTGGAACTGAAGGATTATTTCTCAAAAATCAATATTCCTTTTCCTATCCTGATTCCAAGAAATTCTATGCTTTTTCTGAAAGAAAAAACCTTAGGGAAAATAAAAAAGCTTGATCTTAAAATAGAAGATTTTTTCCAAAATTTCACGGTACTTACGAATCGGAAGATTTTAAAAGATAATCCTGTTCTACAATTGCTGGAAGAAAAAGAAGAAGTATTGATCAGCAATTTTTCTGCGTTGAAAGCTTCTGCGGAAACCACAGAGAAATCTTTCGGTAATATGGTAAAGGCAGAAGAAGTACGACAGCTGAAATCATTTAAAAGAATGAAAAAACGACTGCTTCATGCTGAAAAAATAAAACAGAATGAATTGCTGGAAAGACTTGAAAATCTGTTTTTAGATGTTCATCCCGCAAAAACATGGCAGGAGAGGGTATATAACTTTAGTGTATTCTTTTCAGATTATGGCTATTCGTGGCTTGAAAATTGTTTGGAAGAAATGGTGGTTCAAGATTCAAAATTAATAATTGTTGCCATTTAA
- a CDS encoding putative porin gives MKYILFILFSLGFIAKAQVLNKAETKPQPKKEDTLVIDSGKKDSLKIFKPTINDYQYQTQFSEKKVFDTVMTFDKTYIFSQQNNKDNFGRVQPANIGAGFNPLVFEVNPEENLSLLPSNKSYMIIGANDVKYYDVKTPTASFIYHNAMRNGAALKSTYTQNIGKRFNFALEYMGLRSQGLYRNSLSANNNTLFSGHYVSKSGNYELFAHYLHQNVNNQESGGITEDNLFQSGDSNYSNRQNAQVNLASSSSQFSYRRYYLSHQFTPFNSGKFPFSIRHIISHQGNKYYYNQTALEPYWYNDPAELVDGFPLTTKKYSENFSNTVSLIFNNEKFKLDAGVRYQMIKLGIRDVVALNGVPFPGELKENRIGAVGNLQVKLWDKIQLNSFLEFSNGSQFKSYLKTTNNLKFEPVKDYFVNAKVNFQSAYPSFNYLLNTSVYNNFNYYLEDAKNQSVMEVGGSINLKWFKTELFANYFRIDNYTYFDSNGSPKQSNNSVNISQIGGDATFSFNKFHLNTRVHFQNTLTNKELLPLPGFIGRANFFYQTQAFKKAAEIQAGVKVYYFSKFASREYFPVLNEYILPRADSFSIGGQPIADVYINMKVKKMFFFIEGQQIGTVISNNKAYAFPHYPVYDFRLNIGIVWYLFN, from the coding sequence ATGAAGTACATCCTTTTCATACTCTTCTCTTTAGGTTTTATAGCCAAGGCTCAGGTCCTGAATAAAGCAGAGACAAAGCCTCAGCCCAAAAAAGAAGATACCCTTGTGATAGATTCCGGGAAAAAAGATTCCCTGAAAATTTTTAAGCCTACCATTAATGATTACCAGTATCAGACCCAGTTTTCTGAAAAGAAAGTTTTTGATACCGTAATGACTTTTGATAAAACCTATATTTTTTCACAGCAAAATAATAAAGATAATTTTGGGAGAGTGCAGCCTGCCAACATTGGTGCAGGATTTAATCCTCTTGTATTTGAAGTAAATCCGGAAGAAAATCTTTCATTACTTCCTTCCAATAAATCTTACATGATCATTGGAGCCAATGATGTGAAATACTACGACGTAAAAACACCTACCGCATCATTTATTTATCATAATGCCATGCGAAACGGTGCTGCTCTGAAATCAACCTATACTCAGAACATCGGAAAAAGATTCAACTTTGCTCTTGAATATATGGGACTTCGTTCTCAGGGACTTTACAGAAACTCATTGTCAGCAAATAACAATACACTATTCTCAGGTCATTATGTTTCGAAAAGCGGAAATTATGAGCTTTTTGCCCATTATCTTCATCAGAATGTAAATAATCAGGAGAGTGGAGGTATTACCGAAGATAATCTGTTTCAAAGTGGTGACAGTAATTATAGCAACAGACAAAATGCGCAGGTAAATCTGGCCTCTTCAAGCTCACAGTTTTCTTACAGAAGATACTATCTGAGTCATCAGTTTACGCCATTCAATTCCGGGAAATTCCCTTTCAGTATAAGACATATTATTTCTCATCAGGGGAACAAATATTATTATAATCAAACTGCCTTGGAGCCTTATTGGTATAATGACCCTGCTGAACTGGTAGACGGTTTCCCGCTGACAACAAAAAAATATTCCGAAAACTTCAGCAATACGGTAAGCCTGATTTTTAATAATGAAAAATTCAAGCTGGATGCAGGGGTACGTTATCAGATGATCAAATTAGGAATAAGAGATGTTGTTGCACTGAATGGTGTTCCTTTCCCTGGCGAACTGAAAGAAAACAGAATTGGAGCTGTAGGAAATCTGCAGGTAAAACTTTGGGACAAAATTCAATTGAATTCATTCCTGGAATTTTCAAACGGAAGCCAGTTTAAAAGTTATCTGAAAACAACCAATAATCTGAAGTTTGAGCCTGTCAAAGATTATTTCGTTAATGCAAAAGTAAACTTCCAGAGTGCCTATCCTTCTTTCAATTATTTATTAAATACTTCCGTTTATAACAATTTCAATTATTATCTTGAAGATGCGAAGAACCAGTCTGTAATGGAAGTAGGAGGAAGTATCAATCTGAAATGGTTCAAAACAGAGCTTTTCGCCAATTACTTCAGAATTGATAACTATACTTATTTTGATAGTAACGGAAGTCCGAAGCAAAGTAATAATTCGGTGAATATTTCTCAGATCGGAGGAGATGCCACATTCAGCTTCAACAAATTTCACCTGAATACAAGAGTGCATTTCCAGAATACTTTAACCAATAAAGAACTGCTTCCTTTACCTGGTTTTATCGGTAGGGCCAACTTCTTTTATCAGACACAGGCCTTTAAAAAAGCAGCAGAAATTCAGGCAGGGGTTAAAGTATATTATTTCTCTAAATTCGCTTCAAGAGAATATTTCCCGGTTCTTAATGAATACATTCTGCCAAGAGCAGATTCATTTTCAATTGGAGGACAGCCTATCGCCGATGTTTATATTAATATGAAGGTGAAGAAAATGTTCTTTTTCATAGAAGGACAGCAGATAGGAACGGTGATCTCCAACAACAAAGCATATGCATTTCCACATTACCCGGTGTATGATTTCAGATTGAATATCGGAATTGTGTGGTATTTGTTCAACTAA
- a CDS encoding DUF4843 domain-containing protein, protein MKILKYLSIPLFALMISACSERDDAVYDGDNFVSFGAESSEATVVKGTTSREVAVVYTTLSEAKQNTEVKIAVDAANSTAVEGVDFKILNKTDNLPAGQKVGSFKVQLLESGALETQKTITFKISSSVPNATFNQTHTLKYSLECPFNMSGFTGTYKVVTDTWEDYSPGDLITIQPGPAANQFKILSTNNPYISNPTTSYMLVTVQNNGNITVASNQPFSYGGTTGDMNISGTGTVNFCTSGINISALTFSGNAGTASGQKFVLVKN, encoded by the coding sequence ATGAAAATTTTAAAATATTTAAGTATTCCCCTTTTTGCATTAATGATCTCTGCTTGTTCAGAGAGAGACGATGCAGTATATGACGGTGATAATTTTGTGAGTTTTGGTGCTGAAAGCTCTGAGGCAACAGTAGTAAAAGGAACAACATCTAGAGAGGTTGCAGTAGTATATACCACTTTAAGTGAAGCAAAGCAAAATACAGAAGTAAAAATTGCTGTTGATGCTGCTAATTCTACAGCAGTAGAAGGTGTTGATTTTAAGATTCTAAATAAAACGGATAATCTTCCTGCTGGACAAAAGGTTGGAAGCTTTAAAGTACAATTATTAGAAAGTGGTGCTCTGGAAACTCAAAAAACGATTACTTTTAAGATTTCTTCGTCAGTGCCTAATGCTACGTTCAATCAAACTCATACATTGAAATATTCATTAGAATGTCCATTTAATATGTCAGGTTTCACTGGAACGTATAAGGTTGTAACAGATACTTGGGAAGATTATTCACCAGGAGATCTAATTACTATTCAGCCAGGTCCTGCCGCTAATCAATTTAAGATATTGTCAACCAACAATCCTTATATTAGCAACCCGACTACATCTTACATGCTTGTTACTGTTCAGAATAATGGTAATATCACAGTAGCTTCCAATCAACCTTTTAGTTATGGAGGAACTACAGGTGATATGAATATAAGTGGTACAGGGACAGTTAACTTTTGTACTAGTGGTATAAATATTTCTGCTCTTACTTTCTCAGGTAATGCTGGGACTGCTAGTGGTCAAAAATTTGTCCTAGTGAAAAACTAA
- a CDS encoding RagB/SusD family nutrient uptake outer membrane protein, producing the protein MNKIYKKALVIAVCLSSVGFTLNSCKDAIDIEQPGLLDDATLFTSVSNLNDYLVGSVYANMDTNNDIYFSAVFTDEVKPGAGSGGQEYEIHRYFIDPTTGLTTGIWAQHYLVINRVNRLLAGAAQVTPAAGEVAQYNSILAQARAIRAFCYLQLETFFAPDMKDPNGLGVLLLKDVPTVDVKLPRSKNQDVYDFINADLDYARSILAYNAPTGRYYVDKGFVNAVSARFNLYRGNTTLAKQYAQDVISNAGLSLTAASAYPTMWNDTARGEIIFALNRLATGNGSSIGTRWNTNSSSITGNPMWALGRNLFNIINTTPGDVRRSVYVDPSSIIDPNYLTSTSPRDTDQLVVDKYPGKTSAATRNDLKVFRLSEMYFILAECETAANNFTGAATLIQQVRAKRYNSGTAPLPVYASSTAAYADILKERRVDLALEGHRYIDLKRLATAAGVTMDRNQTDDVVTVTNLPNNSHKYTLPIPVQEINLNPQVQQNPGY; encoded by the coding sequence ATGAATAAAATATATAAAAAAGCATTAGTGATAGCAGTATGTCTATCGTCAGTTGGTTTTACTTTAAACAGTTGTAAGGATGCTATTGATATAGAGCAGCCTGGGTTATTGGATGATGCCACTTTATTTACAAGTGTATCAAACCTTAATGATTATTTAGTTGGATCTGTGTATGCCAACATGGATACTAATAATGATATTTATTTCTCTGCAGTATTTACTGACGAGGTAAAGCCTGGAGCAGGTAGTGGTGGTCAGGAATATGAGATTCACCGTTATTTTATAGACCCTACGACAGGCTTAACAACAGGAATTTGGGCACAACATTATTTGGTAATTAACCGTGTGAACAGATTGCTTGCTGGTGCAGCACAAGTTACTCCGGCTGCTGGCGAAGTAGCCCAATATAATTCAATACTTGCTCAGGCGAGAGCGATAAGAGCTTTCTGCTACCTTCAATTAGAAACTTTCTTCGCTCCAGATATGAAGGATCCAAACGGTTTAGGTGTTTTGCTCCTGAAAGATGTACCAACAGTTGATGTAAAACTTCCAAGAAGTAAAAATCAAGACGTTTATGATTTTATTAATGCGGATTTAGATTATGCAAGAAGTATTTTAGCTTATAATGCACCTACAGGTAGGTATTACGTAGATAAGGGATTTGTAAATGCAGTTTCTGCAAGATTTAATCTTTACAGAGGTAACACAACCTTGGCTAAGCAATATGCACAAGATGTGATATCTAATGCTGGATTATCATTAACTGCTGCTTCAGCTTATCCAACAATGTGGAATGATACAGCAAGAGGAGAAATTATTTTCGCATTAAACAGATTAGCTACAGGAAACGGAAGTTCAATTGGAACAAGATGGAATACCAACAGTTCTAGTATTACAGGAAATCCAATGTGGGCTTTAGGTAGAAACCTATTTAATATCATTAATACAACTCCAGGTGATGTTAGAAGATCAGTGTATGTTGATCCTTCATCTATAATTGATCCTAATTATTTAACAAGTACTTCTCCTAGAGATACTGATCAACTGGTAGTAGATAAATACCCTGGTAAAACAAGTGCTGCTACAAGAAATGATTTAAAAGTATTTAGATTATCAGAAATGTATTTCATCTTAGCGGAATGTGAAACAGCGGCTAATAATTTTACTGGTGCTGCAACATTAATTCAGCAAGTAAGAGCGAAAAGATATAACAGTGGAACAGCTCCTCTTCCGGTATATGCATCATCTACAGCTGCTTATGCTGATATTTTGAAAGAGAGAAGAGTAGATCTTGCGTTAGAAGGGCATAGATATATAGATTTAAAAAGATTGGCTACTGCAGCAGGTGTTACTATGGATAGAAACCAAACAGATGATGTTGTTACGGTTACCAACCTTCCGAACAATAGTCATAAGTATACATTGCCTATCCCGGTTCAGGAAATTAATTTAAATCCTCAAGTGCAACAAAACCCTGGTTATTAA